In Pseudonocardia cypriaca, a single genomic region encodes these proteins:
- a CDS encoding DUF732 domain-containing protein, with product MSGRYGAARHAVADEDGSRRHPASGDRSLVDRLLAEGGDEHAFDWGWGDPGTSDREPLHDIPELWGPDERSAPDSAEPDGAEEKPFPTPRLHAENSYAENSYGEWSDRALDDLGGDEWGTSVLDVEDPRPDVEHGVLDHRFGGSGFGDDPLDALSTARVHAENGPLGDGTRDRDAPDLGPTHDVGMDGDHTGTRAGADPLDRSPFAPPLQDRDPLGREPDEPHSLFDSEPLDRDPLGAERPERKLVDTDPRLRRWADRDRPSTAPSGDRSALPAPFSDEPAESDPLRTDRGGDELGGGDLFASNNGDHRDADPFADPAFAESVLTGRIRITEADGPGPDDIFGQEPSQAPDPVDLTPDPTTAFTAVAPAHRSAPEAPALPLEEYAARRRAAEQAAASAEDAAASAAERASAAIAAAARAAEEAEAAAEAAAEAAAQANEAAEAEVRAIADSVARGDAPGRQDAPEPPTQAVPLIAPARAPGRRPPPRRPAGPPPRSPRPDESGRTSGPPPRASQQNSPVRRSTDGEATAVLTGLDALRDPVRPRRTEPAPAEATTITRRPVAAEPEHEPEEVEDVDDVDDSELDDEPEERGLVGRLTSRPVLAAVGVGAVLVLAAIVALVTTSEPEAAPPEATPAAVSAPVEPQQPEPMTPAVDLHSKKATAFLTALRDADIPTSSSGQAEVEAADAICSQLDQGADEAQLARSVPAVLPNVTRGQASDVVDHAQRFYC from the coding sequence GTGAGTGGACGCTACGGCGCTGCCCGGCACGCCGTGGCGGACGAGGACGGATCGCGGCGCCACCCGGCTTCCGGCGACCGGTCCCTCGTCGACCGGTTGCTGGCGGAGGGCGGCGACGAGCACGCCTTCGACTGGGGCTGGGGGGACCCGGGGACCTCGGACCGGGAGCCGCTGCACGACATCCCGGAGCTCTGGGGACCGGACGAGCGCTCCGCGCCGGACTCCGCCGAGCCGGACGGCGCCGAGGAGAAGCCCTTCCCGACACCGCGCCTGCACGCAGAGAACTCCTACGCCGAGAACTCCTACGGCGAGTGGTCCGATCGCGCGCTGGACGACCTGGGCGGCGACGAGTGGGGGACATCGGTCCTCGACGTCGAGGACCCGCGTCCGGACGTCGAGCACGGCGTGCTCGACCACCGGTTCGGCGGCTCGGGGTTCGGCGACGACCCCCTCGACGCCCTCTCGACCGCGCGGGTCCACGCCGAGAACGGCCCGCTCGGCGACGGCACGCGCGATCGGGACGCTCCGGACCTCGGGCCGACGCACGATGTCGGTATGGACGGTGACCACACCGGTACCCGGGCCGGGGCCGATCCGCTGGATCGATCGCCCTTCGCGCCACCGCTGCAGGACCGCGACCCGCTCGGCCGCGAACCGGACGAGCCCCACTCGCTGTTCGACAGCGAACCGCTGGACCGCGACCCGCTGGGCGCGGAGCGGCCCGAGCGGAAGCTGGTGGACACCGACCCGCGGCTGCGCCGCTGGGCCGATCGCGACCGGCCGAGCACTGCGCCTTCCGGTGACCGCTCGGCCTTGCCGGCCCCGTTCTCCGACGAGCCCGCCGAGTCCGATCCGCTCCGCACCGACCGGGGTGGCGACGAACTGGGTGGTGGCGACCTGTTCGCGTCGAACAACGGTGACCACCGCGACGCCGACCCCTTCGCCGACCCCGCCTTCGCCGAGAGCGTCCTCACCGGGCGCATCCGCATCACCGAGGCCGATGGACCCGGTCCCGACGACATCTTCGGCCAGGAGCCCTCGCAGGCGCCCGACCCGGTCGACCTGACGCCCGACCCCACCACCGCGTTCACCGCGGTCGCGCCGGCTCACCGCAGCGCTCCGGAGGCACCGGCGCTTCCGCTCGAGGAGTACGCCGCCCGTCGTCGCGCCGCCGAGCAGGCCGCCGCGTCCGCCGAGGACGCTGCTGCGTCGGCCGCCGAACGGGCCTCCGCCGCCATCGCGGCCGCGGCGCGCGCTGCGGAGGAGGCCGAGGCGGCGGCGGAGGCGGCGGCCGAGGCGGCCGCGCAGGCCAACGAAGCGGCCGAGGCAGAGGTGCGCGCGATCGCCGACAGCGTCGCGCGCGGTGACGCGCCGGGCCGGCAGGACGCGCCCGAACCGCCCACCCAGGCGGTCCCGCTGATCGCGCCTGCCCGCGCCCCCGGACGGCGCCCGCCGCCGCGCCGCCCGGCCGGGCCGCCGCCCCGCTCCCCCCGGCCGGACGAGTCCGGGCGCACCAGCGGGCCCCCGCCCCGTGCCTCCCAACAGAACAGCCCCGTTCGCAGGAGCACGGACGGGGAGGCCACGGCCGTGCTGACCGGGCTGGACGCGTTGCGCGACCCGGTCCGGCCCCGGCGCACGGAACCGGCGCCCGCCGAGGCCACCACCATCACCCGGCGGCCGGTGGCCGCGGAGCCCGAACACGAGCCGGAGGAAGTCGAGGACGTCGACGACGTCGACGACTCCGAGCTCGACGACGAGCCCGAGGAGCGCGGCCTGGTCGGGCGTCTCACCTCGCGGCCGGTCCTCGCCGCCGTCGGGGTGGGGGCGGTGCTCGTGCTCGCCGCGATCGTCGCGCTCGTCACGACGTCCGAGCCCGAAGCGGCGCCCCCCGAGGCCACCCCGGCCGCGGTGAGCGCCCCGGTGGAGCCGCAGCAGCCCGAGCCGATGACTCCGGCCGTCGACCTGCACAGCAAGAAGGCGACCGCCTTCCTCACCGCCCTGCGCGACGCCGACATTCCCACCAGCAGCAGCGGGCAGGCCGAGGTCGAAGCGGCCGACGCGATCTGCTCCCAGCTGGACCAGGGGGCCGACGAGGCGCAGCTCGCGCGGTCGGTGCCCGCGGTGCTGCCGAACGTCACGCGTGGCCAGGCGAGCGACGTGGTGGACCACGCGCAGCGGTTCTACTGCTGA
- a CDS encoding aspartate aminotransferase family protein: protein MSDVDATDTAFWHPFAAMGAVRHGEFVVTRGEDVWLWDEAGNRYLDATASLWCVNVGHGRREIAEAVAAQMSELATYHTFTDFANRPALELTRRLAGLAPVPGAKIFLVNGGGEAIDTAAKIAREYFARTGQPERTVLVSRRHAYHGTHGFGTALAGIPANRLAAPFVPDVVQVEWDDPEALDAEIERIGPGRVAAFFVEPVIGAGGVYPPPPGYIERVREICTRHGVLLVIDSVICGFGRLGDWFGVDRFGIVPDLVTFAKGITSGYVQLGGVVAHERVAEPFFADGAPPFRHGATYSGHPTACAAALANLDVMENEGLLKRADGLELPLHEAVQSLADHPLVAEARGGTGVLAAIELDPERLAANPALPAAVAAGARRRGVLVRPMVSAVAVSPPLTFTEGHIELLTEALRGGLDDAK from the coding sequence ATGAGTGACGTGGACGCGACCGACACCGCTTTCTGGCATCCGTTCGCTGCGATGGGCGCTGTGCGCCACGGCGAGTTCGTGGTCACGCGTGGCGAGGACGTCTGGCTCTGGGACGAGGCGGGGAACCGCTACCTGGACGCCACGGCGAGCCTGTGGTGCGTCAACGTCGGCCACGGGCGGCGCGAGATCGCCGAGGCCGTCGCGGCGCAGATGAGCGAGCTGGCGACCTACCACACGTTCACCGACTTCGCGAACCGTCCTGCGCTGGAGCTGACCCGCAGGCTCGCCGGTCTCGCCCCCGTCCCGGGGGCCAAGATCTTCCTGGTCAACGGGGGCGGGGAGGCGATCGACACCGCCGCGAAGATCGCCCGCGAGTACTTCGCACGCACCGGGCAGCCGGAGCGCACGGTGCTGGTCAGCCGGCGCCACGCCTACCACGGCACGCACGGCTTCGGCACCGCGCTCGCCGGCATCCCCGCCAACCGGCTCGCCGCGCCGTTCGTGCCCGACGTCGTGCAGGTGGAGTGGGACGACCCGGAGGCGCTCGACGCCGAGATCGAGCGGATCGGGCCGGGGCGCGTGGCCGCGTTCTTCGTCGAGCCGGTGATCGGGGCGGGCGGGGTGTACCCGCCGCCGCCCGGCTACATCGAGCGCGTGCGCGAGATCTGCACCCGGCACGGGGTCCTGCTCGTCATCGACAGCGTGATCTGCGGGTTCGGCCGGCTCGGCGACTGGTTCGGCGTCGACCGGTTCGGGATCGTGCCCGACCTCGTCACGTTCGCCAAGGGCATCACCAGCGGGTACGTGCAGCTCGGCGGGGTGGTGGCGCACGAGCGGGTGGCCGAGCCGTTCTTCGCCGACGGGGCACCCCCGTTCCGGCACGGCGCCACCTACTCCGGCCACCCCACGGCGTGCGCGGCCGCGCTGGCGAACCTCGACGTGATGGAGAACGAAGGGCTGCTCAAGCGCGCCGACGGTCTGGAGCTCCCGCTGCACGAAGCCGTGCAGTCGCTCGCCGACCACCCGCTCGTCGCCGAGGCCCGCGGCGGCACGGGGGTGCTCGCCGCGATCGAGCTCGACCCCGAGCGGCTGGCCGCGAACCCCGCGTTGCCGGCCGCGGTGGCCGCCGGGGCCCGCAGGCGTGGCGTGCTCGTGCGGCCGATGGTCTCCGCCGTGGCCGTGTCGCCCCCGCTGACCTTCACCGAGGGGCACATCGAGCTGCTGACCGAGGCGCTGCGGGGCGGCCTCGACGATGCGAAATGA
- a CDS encoding DUF5709 domain-containing protein yields the protein MDPENRSDEDDSGVLEPEDSLDDRGVGDVLDEGWSPAEKPWASTGWGTTAREEAGDEPLDARLARELPDGEEWLGDDLGDASDTDGELLDDEVGDVRAGRLVAAGGTFDDDEELYALDAGIDGGAASAEEAAVHVVTEERRLDD from the coding sequence ATGGATCCCGAGAACCGCTCCGACGAGGACGACTCCGGAGTCCTCGAGCCGGAGGACAGCCTGGACGACCGCGGCGTCGGTGACGTGCTCGACGAGGGCTGGTCGCCTGCCGAGAAGCCGTGGGCGAGCACCGGCTGGGGCACCACGGCCCGCGAGGAGGCGGGCGACGAGCCCCTCGACGCGCGGCTCGCGCGCGAGCTCCCGGACGGCGAGGAGTGGCTGGGCGACGATCTGGGGGACGCCTCCGACACCGACGGCGAGCTGCTCGACGACGAGGTCGGCGACGTGCGCGCCGGCCGGCTCGTGGCGGCGGGCGGCACGTTCGACGACGACGAGGAGCTGTACGCGCTCGACGCGGGCATCGACGGGGGAGCGGCGTCGGCGGAGGAGGCCGCGGTGCACGTGGTCACCGAGGAACGCAGGCTGGACGACTGA
- a CDS encoding PucR family transcriptional regulator, which yields MPQPRDDPAAARWTALVGRLRADADALVTEFVDRVRAIGPYGRGVVPHEVLEADADRTFDYLLRRVAGQPVPERLIDIGPSIGRDRARRGVPLNDLLTAVRLDFRVLWAGLVERAEPAEEPLLVAHVEDVWAAVEDYTTQIQVSYQAEAALLARERQGERTMLVASLLAGRDPDPDEVKRLAVALDVDVDADLLVAAATAAAGPGLRRAADRLGADGRMVHVQTTGRHVVLIARWEGGTGAPVRAALAGVPCGVGPLAHGLADVPHSARIAGEIVDVSTGTAGPRELTDAWLPLAAARLTDTAAELVRSELGGLAEVPHRERERLLAAVRAYATTGSVAQVAARLYCHRNTVLNRLRRFAELTGRDVTVPTDAAVVLLALECLR from the coding sequence ATGCCGCAACCCCGTGACGACCCTGCGGCCGCCCGCTGGACCGCGCTGGTCGGGCGGCTCCGCGCCGACGCCGACGCGCTCGTCACCGAGTTCGTCGACCGCGTGCGCGCCATCGGCCCGTACGGGCGCGGGGTGGTGCCGCACGAGGTGCTCGAGGCCGACGCCGACCGCACCTTCGACTACCTGCTGCGCCGCGTGGCCGGACAGCCCGTCCCGGAGCGGCTGATCGACATCGGCCCGTCGATCGGCCGGGACAGGGCGCGCCGGGGCGTCCCGCTGAACGACCTGCTCACGGCGGTGCGGCTGGACTTCCGGGTGCTGTGGGCCGGTCTCGTCGAGCGGGCGGAGCCCGCCGAGGAGCCGCTCCTGGTCGCCCACGTCGAGGACGTGTGGGCCGCGGTCGAGGACTACACCACCCAGATCCAGGTGAGCTACCAGGCCGAGGCGGCGCTGCTCGCCCGCGAGCGGCAGGGCGAGCGCACGATGCTCGTCGCCTCCCTGCTCGCGGGCCGTGACCCCGACCCCGACGAGGTGAAGCGGCTGGCGGTCGCGCTCGACGTCGACGTGGACGCCGACCTGCTCGTCGCCGCAGCGACGGCCGCCGCGGGCCCGGGCTTGCGGCGGGCGGCCGACCGCCTCGGGGCGGACGGGCGGATGGTGCACGTGCAGACCACCGGGCGACACGTCGTGCTGATCGCGCGCTGGGAGGGCGGGACGGGTGCGCCGGTGCGCGCCGCGCTGGCCGGGGTGCCGTGCGGGGTGGGCCCGCTGGCGCACGGCCTCGCCGACGTGCCGCACAGCGCCCGGATCGCGGGCGAGATCGTCGACGTCTCGACGGGGACGGCAGGCCCGCGAGAGCTCACCGACGCCTGGCTGCCCCTCGCCGCCGCGCGCCTGACCGACACCGCCGCCGAGCTCGTGCGGAGCGAGCTCGGTGGGCTCGCCGAGGTGCCGCACCGGGAGCGGGAGCGGCTGCTGGCGGCCGTGCGCGCCTACGCCACCACGGGTTCGGTCGCGCAGGTCGCGGCCCGGCTGTACTGCCACCGCAACACCGTGCTCAACCGCCTGCGCCGGTTCGCCGAGCTCACCGGGCGGGACGTCACGGTGCCGACCGACGCGGCCGTGGTGCTCCTCGCCCTGGAGTGCCTCCGCTGA
- a CDS encoding biotin-dependent carboxyltransferase family protein: protein MIEVLKPGLSTTVQDAGRTGYYHLGIPPSGALDQYSLRAANLLVGNPAGAAVLEAVYMGPELAFTDDAVVAVAGASMVPKVNGEERPLWESFPVSAGDVLSFAYLTAGARAYIAVSGGIDVPEVLGSRSTYALGALGGFSGRPLAAGDRLPVGSAPGASPGRSVPADLRPNVAKDIEVRVVMGLYDHRLSEAGRAAFLDSTWDLTPVADRIGFRYAGPELETVPREPPFGAGQDPSNIVDAPYPIGSIQVPGSVEPIILHRDAVSGGGYMMIATVLSGDLDLVAQSAPKTRTRFVEVDLDGALATRSDYRKRTRRLAEALGS, encoded by the coding sequence GTGATCGAGGTGCTCAAGCCAGGGCTGTCCACCACCGTGCAGGACGCCGGCCGGACCGGCTACTACCACCTGGGCATCCCGCCGTCGGGCGCGCTCGACCAGTACTCGCTGCGCGCGGCGAACCTGCTCGTCGGCAACCCGGCGGGCGCCGCGGTGCTCGAGGCGGTCTACATGGGTCCGGAGCTGGCGTTCACCGACGACGCCGTGGTCGCCGTCGCGGGCGCGAGCATGGTGCCGAAGGTGAACGGCGAGGAACGCCCGCTGTGGGAGTCGTTCCCGGTGTCTGCGGGTGACGTGCTGAGCTTCGCCTACCTCACGGCGGGGGCACGGGCGTACATCGCCGTCTCCGGTGGGATCGACGTGCCCGAGGTGCTGGGCAGCCGCTCGACCTACGCCCTCGGGGCGCTCGGCGGCTTCTCCGGCCGGCCGCTCGCGGCGGGGGACCGGCTGCCGGTCGGCTCCGCCCCGGGAGCGTCCCCCGGCCGGAGCGTGCCAGCCGACCTGCGGCCGAACGTGGCGAAGGACATCGAGGTCAGGGTCGTCATGGGCCTCTACGACCACCGCCTCAGCGAGGCCGGCCGCGCGGCCTTCCTCGACAGCACGTGGGACCTCACGCCGGTCGCCGACCGCATCGGCTTCCGCTACGCGGGCCCGGAGCTGGAGACGGTGCCGCGCGAGCCCCCGTTCGGCGCCGGGCAGGACCCGTCGAACATCGTGGACGCGCCGTACCCGATCGGCTCGATCCAGGTTCCGGGCAGCGTCGAGCCGATCATCCTGCACCGCGACGCCGTCTCCGGCGGCGGCTACATGATGATCGCGACGGTGCTGTCCGGCGACCTCGACCTCGTGGCCCAGTCGGCGCCGAAGACCCGCACCAGGTTCGTCGAGGTCGACCTGGACGGCGCTCTCGCCACCCGGTCCGACTACCGCAAGCGCACCCGGCGGCTCGCGGAGGCGCTCGGGAGCTGA
- a CDS encoding 5-oxoprolinase subunit B family protein — translation MTAMTEVQPARYSWGGDEFIFVELAEEMSLQANFRAMAITKKLSDARPDGVLEICPANASYQVQYDPDVLEPAELLALLQDLEQQVGDAHELALSTRVLEVPVLYRDPWTTETLMRFRDRHQDPNATDIEYAARINGYGGVDDFIAAHSGSPWFTSMVGFVAGLPFLFQMVPRERQIIVPKYLRPRTDTPKQTVGYGGCFACIYSVRGAGGYQMLGITPAPIYDPTQSLPDFTDFMVLFRPADIVKFAPIDRERYDELLAEVEAGTFHVTARPVEFHLQSFLDDPDGYNARLLEVLK, via the coding sequence ATGACCGCGATGACCGAGGTCCAGCCCGCCCGCTACAGCTGGGGTGGCGACGAGTTCATCTTCGTCGAGCTGGCCGAGGAGATGAGCCTGCAGGCCAACTTCCGGGCCATGGCGATCACGAAGAAGCTCTCCGACGCGCGGCCCGACGGCGTGCTGGAGATCTGCCCGGCGAACGCGTCCTACCAGGTGCAGTACGACCCGGACGTGCTGGAGCCCGCCGAGCTGCTCGCGCTGCTGCAGGACCTGGAGCAGCAGGTCGGGGACGCGCACGAGCTCGCGCTGTCCACCCGGGTGCTGGAGGTCCCGGTGCTCTACCGCGACCCGTGGACCACCGAGACCCTCATGCGGTTCCGCGACCGCCACCAGGACCCGAACGCCACCGACATCGAGTACGCGGCCCGCATCAACGGCTACGGTGGCGTGGACGACTTCATCGCCGCCCACTCCGGCTCCCCGTGGTTCACCTCGATGGTCGGGTTCGTGGCCGGGCTGCCGTTCCTCTTCCAGATGGTGCCGCGGGAACGGCAGATCATCGTGCCGAAGTACCTGCGTCCGCGCACCGACACCCCGAAGCAGACCGTCGGCTACGGGGGCTGCTTCGCCTGCATCTACTCGGTGCGCGGAGCGGGCGGCTACCAGATGCTCGGCATCACGCCCGCCCCGATCTACGACCCCACCCAGTCGCTGCCCGACTTCACCGACTTCATGGTGCTGTTCCGGCCCGCCGACATCGTGAAGTTCGCGCCCATCGACCGGGAGCGCTACGACGAGCTGCTCGCGGAGGTGGAGGCCGGGACGTTCCACGTCACGGCGCGCCCCGTCGAGTTCCACCTGCAGTCGTTCCTCGACGACCCCGACGGCTACAACGCCCGGCTACTGGAGGTCCTGAAGTGA
- a CDS encoding acetyl-CoA carboxylase biotin carboxylase subunit, producing the protein MKRLLVANRGEIAVRIIRAARDLGISTVAVHSTADAEARHVRLADAAVEIGPPPAGKSYLVVDAIIEAARSAGADAVHPGYGFLSERAGFAAAVADAGLAFVGPDAAVIDQMGDKVRARQVAAAAGVPTVPGTPGGVDDVAAAVAAAADVGYPVMLKAAAGGGGRGIRVVEDEAGLRTAFPAASREASSAFGDGRMYLERFVRRARHVEVQVLGDGTDAVHLFERECSLQRRRQKVVEEALAPGIDAGVRDAMTAAAVRLAREVGYRSAGTVEFLVDDETHAFFFIEMNTRIQVEHPTTELVTGIDLVTEQLRIAGGERLPHGQDGIAARGWAIEFRVNAEDPARGFMPSPGKVGRVELPAGPWVRVDTWLEPDVTVPPFYDSLLAKVVVWGEDRETAIRRSRRALAEFAVEGVPTTAGLHTEILDQPWFAAGEFHTGTLEQWLSDREEPTA; encoded by the coding sequence GTGAAACGGCTCCTCGTCGCCAACCGCGGTGAGATCGCGGTGCGGATCATCCGCGCCGCCCGCGACCTCGGGATCTCCACGGTGGCGGTGCACAGCACGGCCGACGCCGAGGCCAGGCACGTCCGACTGGCCGACGCGGCGGTGGAGATCGGGCCGCCGCCCGCGGGCAAGAGCTACCTCGTCGTCGACGCGATCATCGAGGCGGCGCGCTCGGCGGGCGCCGACGCCGTGCACCCCGGCTACGGGTTCCTGTCCGAGCGGGCCGGGTTCGCCGCGGCCGTCGCCGACGCCGGGCTCGCGTTCGTCGGCCCGGACGCCGCCGTGATCGACCAGATGGGCGACAAGGTCCGGGCCCGCCAGGTCGCCGCCGCAGCGGGCGTTCCGACGGTGCCGGGCACGCCGGGCGGCGTCGATGACGTGGCCGCGGCGGTCGCCGCCGCCGCGGACGTCGGCTACCCGGTGATGCTCAAGGCCGCGGCAGGTGGGGGCGGGCGCGGCATCCGCGTCGTCGAGGACGAGGCCGGCCTGCGCACCGCGTTCCCGGCCGCGTCCCGGGAGGCGTCGAGCGCCTTCGGCGACGGGCGGATGTACCTGGAGCGCTTCGTGCGCCGGGCCCGCCACGTCGAGGTGCAGGTTCTCGGCGACGGCACGGACGCCGTGCACCTTTTCGAGCGGGAGTGCTCGCTGCAGCGGCGCAGGCAGAAGGTGGTGGAGGAGGCGCTCGCGCCGGGCATCGACGCGGGGGTGCGCGACGCGATGACGGCAGCGGCCGTGCGGCTCGCCCGCGAGGTCGGCTACCGCAGCGCGGGCACCGTCGAGTTCCTGGTGGACGACGAGACGCACGCGTTCTTCTTCATCGAGATGAACACCCGCATCCAGGTGGAGCACCCGACCACCGAGCTCGTCACCGGGATCGACCTGGTCACCGAGCAGCTGCGGATCGCAGGTGGCGAGCGGCTGCCCCACGGGCAGGACGGCATCGCGGCCCGCGGGTGGGCGATCGAGTTCCGGGTGAACGCCGAGGACCCGGCGCGCGGGTTCATGCCCTCGCCGGGGAAGGTCGGGCGGGTGGAGCTGCCGGCCGGGCCGTGGGTCCGCGTCGACACCTGGCTGGAGCCCGACGTCACGGTCCCGCCGTTCTACGACTCGCTGCTGGCGAAGGTCGTGGTGTGGGGCGAGGACCGGGAGACCGCCATCCGCCGCTCCCGCCGGGCGCTCGCGGAGTTCGCCGTCGAGGGCGTCCCGACGACGGCCGGGCTGCACACCGAGATCCTCGACCAGCCGTGGTTCGCGGCGGGGGAGTTCCACACCGGGACGTTGGAGCAGTGGTTGTCCGACCGTGAGGAGCCGACGGCATGA
- a CDS encoding acetyl-CoA carboxylase codes for MSRHEVVSPIPGVFYRRPDPDSDVYAKEGQTIGADDTVCLVEVMKSFHPVPAGAAGTLVEFLVENEDVVDAGQAVAVIEAG; via the coding sequence GTGAGCCGCCACGAGGTCGTTTCGCCGATCCCCGGTGTCTTCTACCGCCGACCCGACCCCGACAGCGACGTGTACGCGAAGGAGGGCCAGACCATCGGGGCCGACGACACGGTCTGCCTCGTCGAGGTCATGAAGTCCTTCCACCCGGTCCCGGCAGGCGCGGCGGGCACGCTCGTGGAGTTCCTCGTCGAGAACGAGGACGTCGTCGACGCTGGCCAGGCGGTCGCGGTGATCGAGGCCGGGTGA
- the pxpA gene encoding 5-oxoprolinase subunit PxpA, protein MVAINCDMGEAFSIYRCGDDEGLMPWITLANVACGFHASDPRVMRRTVALAKEHGVKVGAHPSLPDREGFGRREMKMERDELTAAVIYQVGALSGFLREQGMELNHVKPHGSLYGMAARDEQVAEAVADAAAVFGVPLMGMAGTVHEKVWGASPGGFISEYYADLDYRPDGSLIITREHAAFDPGSSAQKAVRAVTDGVATAVDGTEIPVRADCVCVHSDTPNAVDLAKAVHEALRPHLS, encoded by the coding sequence ATGGTGGCGATCAACTGCGACATGGGCGAGGCCTTCAGCATCTACCGGTGCGGCGACGACGAGGGGCTGATGCCCTGGATCACGCTCGCGAACGTGGCCTGCGGCTTCCACGCCTCCGACCCCCGGGTGATGCGGCGGACGGTCGCGCTCGCCAAGGAGCACGGGGTGAAGGTGGGCGCCCACCCGTCGCTGCCCGACCGCGAGGGTTTCGGCCGCCGCGAGATGAAGATGGAGCGCGACGAGCTGACCGCCGCCGTGATCTACCAGGTCGGCGCGCTCTCCGGCTTCCTGCGCGAGCAGGGGATGGAGCTCAACCACGTCAAGCCACACGGTTCGCTGTACGGGATGGCGGCCCGCGACGAACAGGTCGCCGAGGCCGTCGCCGACGCGGCCGCGGTGTTCGGCGTGCCGCTGATGGGCATGGCGGGCACCGTGCACGAGAAGGTTTGGGGCGCGAGCCCCGGCGGGTTCATCTCCGAGTACTACGCCGACCTCGACTACCGCCCGGACGGCTCGCTGATCATCACCCGGGAGCACGCCGCGTTCGACCCGGGCTCATCGGCGCAGAAGGCGGTGCGGGCCGTCACCGACGGCGTCGCCACCGCCGTCGACGGCACCGAGATCCCGGTGCGGGCCGACTGCGTCTGCGTGCACTCCGACACCCCCAATGCCGTCGACCTCGCGAAAGCCGTTCACGAGGCGCTGCGTCCCCACCTGAGCTGA